The following nucleotide sequence is from bacterium.
TCGATGGATACGACTCCGCATCCTTGAAGCCGCAACCGCGGACGGGATGGCACAGCGTCGATCCGACACGCTTTTCAAGAGGGGGAGAAACATGCGGAAATCATTGGCGGTCCTCACTGCGTTCCTCGTGCTGAGCCTTGCCGGCTGCGGGTACAACACATTCCAGCGGGGCGATGAGCTGATCAAGTCGAGCTGGTCCGAGGTCCTGAACCAGTACCAGCGCCGCGCGGACCTGATCCCCAACCTGGTGAACACCGTCAAGGGTTTCGCCGCCCAGGAAAAAGAGGTGCTGCTCGGGGTCACCAATGCCCGCGCCAGGGTCGGCGGCATCCAGGCGACGCCGGAACTGATCAACAGCCCCGAGGCGTTCGCGAAGTTCCAGTCCGCCCAGGGGGAGCTGTCCGGAGCCCTTTCCCGGCTGCTGGTGGTGTCGGAGAACTACCCGCAGCTGAAATCCGACGCGAACTTCCGCGACCTGCAGGCGCAGCTCGAAGGCACCGAGAACCGGATCACGGTAGCGCGGAACCGCTACATCAAGGCGGTGCAGGAGTACAACGTGACCGTGCGATCCTTCCCCTCCAACCTGACGGCGATGGTGTTCGGATATAAAATCAAGCCCAACTTCACGGTGGAGAACGAGAAGGAAGTCTCAAAGCCCCCCACGGTGGATTTCGCCCCCGCGCCGAAGAAACCGTAAGGAGTGGGCGGGGTGGGCGTGCAGAGGATGGCGTTAAGGACGGCAGGCGCGTCCCTGCTGGCAATCGCGCTCTGCTTCGCCGCGATCGCGACCGCGGAGGTCCCGGTTCCACCCATCGGCGAGCGCGTTACCGACTTGACCGGGACGCTCACCACCGAACAGAAATCCGCCCTGGAACAGGCGTTGCGGACGTTCGAAACCCGGAAAGGGAGCCAGGTCGCGGTCCTCCTCGTTCCCTCCACCGCGCCGGAAACGATCGAGCAGTATGCCTTGCGCGTCGCGGAGCAGTGGAAACCGGGGCGGAAGAACGTGGACGACGGGGCGTTTCTCGTCGTCGCGAAGGACGACCGGAAGCTGCGGATCGAGGTGGGGTACGGCCTGGAAGGGGCGCTCACCGACGCCGCAGGCAAGCGCATCATCAGCGAGATCATCGTGCCGAGGTTCCGGCAGGGTGATTACTACGGGGGGATCGCCGCCGGTGTCGACCGGATCCTCCGCGTGATCGACGGCGAGCCGTTGCCGAAACCCGAGGAAGGGCGCCCCGGAAGGATCCGGGGGATCGGGTCGATCCTTCCCATCCTGATCATCCTTGCGATCTTCGTGGGCGGGGTGCTGCACACCGTGCTGGGCAGGTTTCCCGGCGCGCTCGTCACCGGCGGGGCCATCTCCGTCGTCGTCTGGATGCTGGCGGGCGCC
It contains:
- a CDS encoding LemA family protein translates to MRKSLAVLTAFLVLSLAGCGYNTFQRGDELIKSSWSEVLNQYQRRADLIPNLVNTVKGFAAQEKEVLLGVTNARARVGGIQATPELINSPEAFAKFQSAQGELSGALSRLLVVSENYPQLKSDANFRDLQAQLEGTENRITVARNRYIKAVQEYNVTVRSFPSNLTAMVFGYKIKPNFTVENEKEVSKPPTVDFAPAPKKP
- a CDS encoding YgcG family protein; amino-acid sequence: MALRTAGASLLAIALCFAAIATAEVPVPPIGERVTDLTGTLTTEQKSALEQALRTFETRKGSQVAVLLVPSTAPETIEQYALRVAEQWKPGRKNVDDGAFLVVAKDDRKLRIEVGYGLEGALTDAAGKRIISEIIVPRFRQGDYYGGIAAGVDRILRVIDGEPLPKPEEGRPGRIRGIGSILPILIILAIFVGGVLHTVLGRFPGALVTGGAISVVVWMLAGAVSIAVVAGLFAFLFSLLSGGIGGRGLGGGGFGGFG